In Paenibacillus sp. FSL R7-0345, a single window of DNA contains:
- the trmL gene encoding tRNA (uridine(34)/cytosine(34)/5-carboxymethylaminomethyluridine(34)-2'-O)-methyltransferase TrmL, producing the protein MALHIVLVEPEIPANTGNIARTCAATGTHLHLVRPLGFRTDDATLKRAGLDYWHAVTIEYHDSFAEVLEKYSDGRFFYATTKAEKRYTDFTFQDGDFFVFGKETKGLSPEILEAGKETAMRMPMGQAVRSLNLSNSAAIIVYEALRQLDFPELF; encoded by the coding sequence ATGGCATTACACATTGTGCTCGTTGAACCGGAAATTCCGGCGAATACCGGCAATATTGCCCGTACCTGTGCAGCAACAGGTACCCATCTCCATCTGGTCCGGCCGCTGGGCTTCCGCACCGATGATGCGACGCTGAAGCGGGCGGGGCTGGATTACTGGCATGCTGTCACGATTGAATATCACGATTCGTTCGCTGAGGTGCTGGAAAAATACAGCGATGGACGTTTTTTCTACGCTACCACCAAAGCAGAGAAGCGTTATACCGACTTTACGTTCCAGGACGGGGATTTCTTTGTCTTCGGTAAAGAAACCAAGGGCCTGTCGCCTGAGATTCTGGAGGCAGGTAAGGAAACCGCGATGCGCATGCCGATGGGACAGGCGGTCAGATCGCTGAATTTGTCCAATTCGGCAGCAATTATCGTGTATGAAGCACTCCGTCAGCTGGACTTTCCGGAACTTTTTTAA
- a CDS encoding DUF2161 family putative PD-(D/E)XK-type phosphodiesterase, translated as MAIKNETELYAPLKAYFEQYGYSIKGEVRTCDLVGLREGEDQPLIVEMKKTFNLALLLQGVERLRLSPNVYLAVERVRDKKGAVNQRWGELTGLCRRLGLGLITVVFYKTKDPLVEVLAEPGDAPPQVRSGARRREKLLLEFRERSGDYNTGGSTRVKLVTAYREKALRVALALQALEAEAALGLAAGRGGRSRARGAGADAPAGDPAAAPGRAGITPAELRRRSGVPGAAAILQRNYYRWFTRVNRGRYQLTPAGTAALVEYAAIAEISAGRG; from the coding sequence ATGGCGATTAAAAATGAAACGGAGCTGTATGCTCCTCTTAAGGCATATTTCGAGCAGTATGGCTACTCGATCAAAGGTGAGGTGCGCACCTGTGACCTGGTTGGCCTGCGCGAGGGTGAGGATCAGCCGCTGATCGTCGAGATGAAAAAAACGTTCAACCTCGCCCTGCTGCTGCAGGGGGTTGAACGTCTGCGCCTCAGCCCCAACGTCTACCTCGCCGTAGAACGCGTCCGCGACAAAAAAGGCGCGGTGAACCAGCGCTGGGGCGAGCTCACCGGGCTGTGCCGCCGGCTCGGCCTCGGGCTGATCACCGTCGTCTTCTACAAGACGAAGGATCCGCTCGTCGAGGTGCTCGCGGAGCCGGGTGACGCGCCGCCTCAGGTACGCAGCGGTGCCCGGCGGCGCGAGAAGCTGCTTCTCGAGTTCCGCGAGCGCAGCGGGGACTACAACACCGGCGGCAGCACGCGCGTCAAGCTCGTGACTGCCTACCGCGAGAAGGCGCTGCGCGTGGCACTCGCGCTGCAGGCCCTTGAGGCCGAGGCTGCGCTCGGCCTCGCTGCGGGGCGCGGCGGGCGCAGCCGCGCGCGCGGAGCAGGCGCGGATGCGCCTGCCGGGGACCCGGCCGCTGCGCCGGGCCGGGCGGGGATCACGCCCGCCGAGCTGCGCAGGCGGAGCGGGGTGCCTGGCGCTGCAGCGATCCTGCAGCGCAATTACTACCGCTGGTTCACACGAGTGAACCGCGGCCGCTACCAGCTGACGCCAGCCGGCACGGCTGCGCTGGTGGAATACGCCGCGATCGCTGAGATCAGCGCGGGCAGGGGGTAG
- a CDS encoding response regulator transcription factor: MMKVWRVVIVGCHPTSMLGTKLILEEGGELTVLGMHNSWSDGLSSVQEHQPDLVLADYQMPEGNVEQILPELKSCCEEAHFIIMTEEEDSELFQPLLELGASGVLSKGASSRQLLLMIGGLREGFLSLPLNWIQKGYRPATSTRGLDSVLQLTQTEMFIMERIVQGITYDKIALEIEVSRRSIDNYLRKIYVKLDVSTRAQAIEKFALFSRQNKQIYA, from the coding sequence ATGATGAAGGTCTGGCGGGTGGTCATCGTGGGATGTCATCCCACAAGTATGCTAGGTACTAAACTGATTTTGGAGGAAGGAGGAGAGCTTACCGTTCTTGGTATGCATAACAGCTGGAGCGATGGACTGAGCAGTGTGCAGGAGCATCAGCCGGATTTGGTGCTTGCCGATTATCAGATGCCGGAAGGCAATGTAGAGCAAATACTTCCGGAGCTGAAAAGCTGCTGTGAGGAAGCGCATTTTATTATTATGACAGAAGAGGAAGACAGCGAGCTGTTTCAGCCGCTGCTTGAGCTCGGGGCTAGCGGAGTGTTATCCAAGGGGGCATCCTCCCGGCAGCTGCTCTTGATGATCGGAGGGCTTAGGGAAGGGTTTTTGTCGCTTCCGCTGAACTGGATTCAAAAGGGCTACCGGCCGGCAACTTCAACGCGCGGGCTCGATAGCGTGCTGCAGCTGACGCAGACCGAGATGTTTATTATGGAGAGGATTGTGCAAGGAATCACGTATGACAAAATTGCCCTTGAAATCGAAGTGAGCCGGCGTTCCATCGATAATTATCTCCGCAAAATTTATGTGAAGCTGGATGTATCGACGAGAGCACAGGCGATTGAGAAATTTGCACTCTTTTCGCGGCAAAATAAGCAAATCTACGCGTAA
- a CDS encoding transposase, translating to MSIEKGVPPQVLEVIGDQTDTREQKKEVIPIYSIRQEELFSFEELLQMRPEDKYSQIFEHLNLAPVLHVLRKKNHRGRPQELNLPAMIYSLLISKMEGIEFVSSLVRRLKHSEEFRVQCRFTGSNPIPSKASYSRLISALEQTGMLEQLQDSLVLSAMEEGFITGTHLAVDSSIVEAWDCQFSESASKRRAARRTKKPSETPEIQQLEFENVEPEPQPANEPLKKPVYRRGRASAEEKERRRLEREAYEKTLAPFEKTIEAMLPYTYDELLNTIPRHAARFDKKNTKGRLTSYYGFKANVLVDADSQYVLSGVFSSANLNDQRMAVLLLKGLHLKFPGLKVKHVLGDKGYDSSAIYQLIHSLGAFPIIKMIHHKKPPEGMNQDYTPVCSQGHAYRYDSFDTKYETLRYTRPNHCKDCPFSASGCQKVFKIRIQTDLRKHAYPARGSESFRQLYNKRTAVERVFAYLKEYFGMKRTRHRGVRASVDFQLSTLAYNLSKFALDKLNKQLSNSQQVA from the coding sequence TTGAGTATAGAAAAAGGAGTACCTCCCCAAGTTCTCGAAGTTATAGGCGACCAAACCGACACCCGAGAACAAAAAAAGGAGGTAATCCCTATCTACTCTATTCGACAAGAAGAGCTGTTTTCCTTCGAGGAATTGCTCCAAATGCGCCCGGAAGATAAATATAGTCAAATCTTTGAACACTTAAACCTGGCTCCGGTCCTTCACGTACTCCGGAAAAAGAACCATCGTGGACGGCCACAGGAGCTAAACCTCCCTGCCATGATCTACTCGCTGCTCATCTCAAAAATGGAGGGCATTGAGTTTGTTTCTTCTCTGGTTAGACGCCTTAAGCACAGCGAGGAATTTCGGGTGCAGTGCCGGTTTACCGGCTCAAACCCTATTCCGAGCAAGGCTTCATACTCCCGTCTAATTTCTGCGCTTGAGCAAACGGGAATGCTTGAGCAACTGCAGGATAGCTTGGTGCTGTCTGCCATGGAAGAAGGCTTTATTACGGGCACGCACCTTGCCGTTGATTCCTCCATTGTTGAGGCTTGGGATTGCCAATTCAGTGAATCTGCGTCGAAACGCCGAGCGGCCCGCCGTACCAAAAAGCCAAGTGAAACGCCAGAAATTCAGCAACTGGAGTTCGAGAATGTCGAGCCAGAGCCTCAGCCAGCGAACGAACCGCTTAAAAAACCAGTCTACCGACGTGGGCGGGCTTCTGCGGAAGAAAAAGAGCGCCGGCGTCTAGAACGGGAAGCTTATGAAAAGACTCTAGCACCCTTTGAGAAAACGATTGAAGCGATGCTGCCTTACACCTATGACGAGCTCCTGAACACGATCCCCCGGCACGCTGCACGCTTTGACAAGAAAAATACGAAGGGCAGACTCACCAGTTATTACGGATTTAAGGCGAACGTACTGGTCGATGCGGATTCTCAGTATGTGCTAAGCGGTGTTTTTAGTTCGGCGAATCTGAATGACCAGCGGATGGCCGTCCTGCTTCTAAAGGGGCTACACCTGAAGTTTCCTGGGCTGAAGGTGAAGCATGTCTTGGGCGACAAAGGGTATGACAGTTCGGCCATTTACCAGTTGATTCATTCCTTAGGCGCTTTTCCTATTATTAAAATGATTCACCACAAAAAACCGCCCGAGGGGATGAACCAGGATTACACCCCTGTGTGCTCGCAGGGACACGCCTACCGTTACGACAGTTTCGATACCAAATACGAAACGCTGCGTTACACCAGGCCCAACCATTGCAAAGACTGTCCGTTTTCTGCATCCGGCTGCCAAAAAGTGTTTAAGATTCGAATCCAAACCGATTTGCGGAAGCACGCTTACCCAGCAAGAGGGAGCGAGAGCTTTAGGCAACTGTATAACAAACGAACGGCTGTAGAACGTGTTTTTGCCTACCTCAAAGAGTATTTTGGGATGAAGCGCACACGTCACCGCGGCGTCCGGGCAAGTGTCGATTTCCAGCTCAGCACATTGGCCTACAATTTGAGTAAGTTTGCGCTAGACAAGTTGAACAAGCAGTTGAGTAACTCCCAGCAAGTGGCCTAA
- a CDS encoding PLP-dependent aminotransferase family protein, translating into MKYEFSARAHTLVSSPQLSIRTQSRRGTLISLAEELPAEELFPLSLLAEAASTVISADAGALQYGDPEGYAPLREWLTGDWLKGKGVHAAEGGVLLTTGSQQAIDLLSRVYIDPGDRVLVENPTSPGILQALRMQGAVIIPVQGDRDGLLPDHLRTRIHQHRPKMLFATPSYTNPSGILWSLERRREVLELCTAHNLLIVEDDSYGDLHFKRSGSGVLPAAQYPSLYALENVSKGGHVLYIGSFSKTVAPALRTGWAAGSRELISMMAAAKQMADWQSSSLNQRLLHYLLDVTAFNLREHITVLNREYHTRLKLMTELLKRPAWKNSEYDLPEGGMFLWVSLPEGLDDMTLLKVSLAKGVAFLPGQLCSVDGGSNRIRLNFSHPGRDELLLGMNLMSEAVTEFTARS; encoded by the coding sequence ATGAAGTATGAGTTTTCTGCCCGTGCGCATACGCTGGTGTCTTCACCGCAGCTTAGCATCCGTACCCAGTCGCGGCGCGGCACGTTAATCTCTTTGGCAGAGGAGTTGCCGGCGGAAGAGTTGTTCCCGTTATCACTGCTTGCAGAAGCAGCTTCGACCGTAATCTCGGCTGATGCGGGTGCACTGCAGTATGGTGACCCTGAAGGTTATGCGCCGCTGCGGGAGTGGCTGACCGGTGACTGGCTGAAAGGCAAAGGAGTACACGCTGCTGAAGGCGGAGTTCTTCTGACAACGGGAAGTCAACAAGCTATTGACTTGCTGTCCCGGGTCTACATTGATCCCGGAGACCGGGTGCTGGTGGAAAATCCGACTTCACCGGGAATTTTGCAGGCGCTGCGGATGCAGGGGGCAGTCATTATTCCTGTGCAGGGAGACCGTGACGGTCTGCTGCCGGATCATCTGCGCACCCGGATTCATCAGCACCGGCCCAAGATGCTGTTTGCAACGCCAAGCTACACCAATCCGAGCGGTATTCTCTGGAGCCTTGAACGGCGCAGGGAGGTGCTTGAGCTGTGTACCGCCCATAATCTGCTGATCGTTGAGGATGATTCCTACGGGGATCTGCATTTTAAGCGGAGCGGCAGCGGTGTACTTCCGGCAGCGCAATATCCTTCTCTCTACGCACTGGAAAATGTCAGCAAAGGCGGCCACGTACTCTACATAGGCTCATTTAGCAAAACGGTCGCACCTGCCCTGCGGACGGGCTGGGCTGCAGGCAGCCGCGAACTGATCTCCATGATGGCTGCGGCCAAGCAGATGGCGGACTGGCAGTCCAGCTCGCTGAATCAGCGGCTGCTGCATTATCTGCTGGATGTAACGGCTTTTAATCTGCGGGAGCACATCACTGTGCTGAACCGTGAATATCATACCCGGCTGAAGCTGATGACCGAGCTGCTGAAGCGTCCGGCGTGGAAAAACAGTGAATATGACCTGCCGGAGGGCGGCATGTTCCTGTGGGTCTCGCTGCCGGAAGGGCTGGATGACATGACACTTCTCAAGGTGTCACTGGCCAAAGGCGTCGCCTTCCTGCCTGGCCAGCTCTGCAGTGTTGACGGCGGCAGCAACCGCATCCGCCTCAATTTCAGCCATCCCGGCCGGGATGAGCTGCTGCTTGGCATGAACCTGATGAGCGAGGCAGTGACAGAGTTTACGGCCCGCAGCTGA
- a CDS encoding phosphodiester glycosidase family protein → MMTPVKRINRFFMLLTAPLIGLLIVLWAHQPKLILDLDTGQFAAAPGPLEQTALLKQELLAAQDSASYTIDAIGATAHLYNQTTNAMNSLVTTAAAQVSRPELIYNRRITAKLGIPADVISSDRITIELYRLNPGNYKAYALKIRLKDAAAMKMSLAGDGTGQSETTMQAVMRSGAVAGINAGGFADQNGKRYPLSTTIVNGSYLYGFEPTYKDLSFVGLSKSGRLIGGKFSSKAQLDQLEPAFGATFVPVLIKNGMLQPIPLKWQISPKRAPRTIIGKYKDDQLLVLVADGYNESGTSGATLMELQSKLWGMGVVDAYNLDGGGSSSLIFRGKVINKPSDGNLRQVPTNFLFFK, encoded by the coding sequence ATGATGACGCCTGTCAAAAGAATCAACCGCTTTTTTATGCTTCTGACGGCGCCTCTTATCGGACTGTTGATTGTCCTGTGGGCACATCAGCCTAAGCTGATACTCGATCTGGATACCGGCCAGTTTGCTGCCGCTCCCGGACCGCTTGAACAGACCGCCTTGCTGAAGCAGGAGCTGCTTGCGGCCCAGGATTCCGCGTCCTATACCATTGACGCCATCGGGGCTACCGCACACCTGTATAACCAGACCACGAATGCCATGAACTCGCTGGTTACGACAGCTGCAGCCCAGGTATCCCGGCCGGAGCTGATCTACAACAGACGGATCACAGCGAAGCTTGGCATCCCTGCGGATGTCATCAGCAGTGACCGGATTACTATTGAATTGTACCGGCTGAACCCCGGAAACTATAAAGCATATGCCTTAAAGATCAGGCTGAAGGATGCCGCAGCGATGAAAATGAGCCTGGCCGGTGACGGCACAGGCCAGTCCGAAACAACAATGCAGGCCGTTATGCGTAGTGGTGCAGTGGCCGGCATCAACGCCGGCGGCTTTGCCGACCAGAACGGCAAACGGTATCCGCTCTCCACTACCATTGTGAACGGCAGCTATCTGTACGGCTTTGAACCGACCTACAAGGATCTCAGCTTCGTCGGCCTCAGCAAATCCGGCAGGCTGATCGGCGGCAAATTCAGCAGCAAAGCACAGCTGGACCAGCTCGAGCCGGCATTCGGCGCGACCTTTGTGCCTGTATTAATCAAAAACGGCATGCTGCAGCCGATTCCGTTAAAGTGGCAGATCAGTCCCAAGCGTGCTCCCCGTACCATCATCGGCAAGTATAAAGATGATCAGCTGCTTGTGCTGGTTGCCGATGGTTATAATGAGAGCGGTACTTCCGGAGCAACTCTGATGGAATTACAGAGCAAGCTGTGGGGTATGGGTGTCGTTGATGCTTACAACCTGGATGGCGGAGGCTCCTCATCGCTGATATTCCGGGGTAAAGTCATCAACAAACCGTCTGACGGAAATCTCCGGCAGGTACCTACTAACTTCCTGTTCTTTAAATAG
- a CDS encoding AbrB/MazE/SpoVT family DNA-binding domain-containing protein: MKPAGVVRKVDQLGRIVLPKSLRKRYQMNEGDPVEILVQGDHIILERYRPKCVFCGSMEGVSEYKERYICADCLTEMTQLPRHA; this comes from the coding sequence ATGAAACCTGCTGGCGTAGTTCGTAAAGTAGATCAGCTGGGTAGAATTGTTCTGCCTAAGTCTCTGCGTAAAAGGTACCAAATGAATGAAGGAGACCCGGTAGAAATTCTTGTGCAGGGAGACCACATCATTTTGGAGCGCTATCGTCCCAAATGTGTATTTTGCGGATCGATGGAAGGCGTAAGCGAGTATAAAGAGCGTTATATCTGTGCGGATTGTCTTACAGAAATGACACAATTGCCTAGACACGCTTAG
- the serC gene encoding 3-phosphoserine/phosphohydroxythreonine transaminase — MGAILSKRAYNFNAGPAALPLEVLERAQAEFVEFRESGMSIMEMSHRGAIYESVHNEAQERLLSLLGNPEGYKVLFVQGGASTQFAMIPMNLISSGQAGSYVMTGSWADKALKEAKLVGEAHVAASSEDKKFLAIPELSSIKPADNAAYLHITSNETIEGTQYAEYPDTGSLPLIADMSSDILSRSIDVNKFGLIYAGAQKNLGPSGVTVVIAKEELIAKSPANIPTILRYDTHYKNNSLYNTPPSFSVYMVNEVLKWIEEQGGLAGIESKNRDKAGLLYDHIDGSDGFYRGVAETGSRSIMNVTFRMQSEELEKQFVKAAEQEGFIGLKGHRSVGGLRASIYNAVPYESVKALTDFMNHFRQTQG; from the coding sequence ATGGGGGCAATTTTGAGCAAGAGAGCATACAATTTCAATGCAGGACCGGCGGCGCTGCCGCTTGAAGTACTGGAACGCGCACAGGCGGAGTTTGTTGAATTCCGGGAGAGCGGAATGTCTATTATGGAGATGTCGCACCGCGGGGCAATATACGAATCCGTGCATAACGAAGCGCAGGAGCGTCTGCTTTCCCTGCTCGGTAATCCTGAGGGCTACAAAGTATTGTTTGTACAGGGCGGAGCCAGCACGCAGTTCGCCATGATCCCGATGAACCTCATCTCCAGCGGCCAGGCCGGCAGCTATGTAATGACAGGAAGCTGGGCGGACAAGGCACTCAAGGAAGCGAAGCTGGTTGGAGAAGCGCATGTTGCCGCATCCTCAGAGGACAAGAAGTTCCTGGCTATTCCTGAGCTGAGCAGCATCAAACCGGCTGACAATGCAGCGTACCTGCATATTACTTCCAATGAGACGATTGAAGGTACACAATATGCAGAATATCCGGATACAGGCTCGCTGCCGCTGATTGCCGATATGTCCAGTGACATTCTGAGCCGCTCGATTGATGTCAATAAATTCGGACTGATCTACGCCGGCGCGCAGAAGAATCTTGGACCTTCCGGGGTGACTGTGGTCATTGCCAAGGAAGAGCTGATTGCCAAATCACCTGCGAACATTCCGACGATCCTGCGCTACGATACACATTATAAGAACAACTCTCTATATAATACGCCGCCATCCTTCTCTGTATATATGGTCAATGAAGTGTTAAAATGGATTGAGGAGCAAGGCGGGCTTGCCGGCATCGAATCCAAAAACCGCGACAAAGCCGGTCTGCTGTATGATCACATCGATGGCAGCGACGGTTTCTACCGCGGAGTAGCGGAAACAGGCAGCCGTTCCATTATGAACGTTACCTTCCGGATGCAGTCCGAGGAACTGGAGAAGCAGTTCGTCAAGGCAGCCGAGCAGGAAGGCTTCATCGGCCTCAAAGGACACCGCAGCGTCGGAGGCCTGCGTGCCTCCATCTATAACGCCGTTCCTTATGAGAGCGTTAAGGCGCTTACTGATTTCATGAATCATTTCCGGCAGACTCAAGGCTAA